The sequence CACCACCGACATTCCGTAGCCCTCCGCCAGGGAGGGCAACAGCAACACATCCGTGCGGGGATACACGGTCTGATAGATCAGCTCGCGAGGCAGGGCCGGAATCAGTTCCACGCCCGTGAGGTCGATGCCCAGGTCCTGCGGAGCCACGGCACTGACGATCGTCAGGCGCGCTTCGGGATGGCGGGCACGCAGCCTGGCAAAGGCGGCCACGACGGCACGTCCGCCCTTGCGCCAGAACTGGTGGCCGACCAGGGTGAAGCGACACACCGACGGATCCCGCTGGACAGCCAGCGTGTCCTTCGGCGGGCTCTCCAGGCCGATGCGCAGCAGCCGCAACTTGTGCTCAGGCACCCCCGCCGCCAGGTGCAAGTCCCAGGCGTAGCGGGAAGCCACGATCACGCAACGCGCCTGCTGCGTCGCATAAAGGTCGTGGGCCACCCCCAGCGCCCGCAACAGGCGGGTGTCGCGGGCGGCCACCCGTCGGGTCAGGTCCGCCGAGTAACCATAATAGTTGCGCAGCAGGTCCGTGTTGCCCGTCGCCGCGTGCAAGATCAGCGGCAAGCGCCGCAAGGCGCCAACCAGGCCGACGGGATAGGCCCAGGCGTGGAGCAGGTCCCAGCGGTCGGCCCGCGAGGCCGCGAGCCACTGCACGTCCTCATCCGGCCGATCGGGAAGCAGGCGCCCCCAGAGGCGATACCGCCAGGGTGGCAGGGGCCCCCAGACATAGGGAACACCAGCGGGCGGACGAGAATGCATGCACAACGAGGCCAGCCAGGCCTCGGTCCAGCGCGTGCGGGCGATCGCCCCTGACTGCAAGGCTGCCTCGAAATGGTCGTAGCGCACGCCCGTCGGGGGATGGCTCAGCAGCACCCGCGTGACAATGTCGTCTCCACACACTTGCGCGGACCGGCGGTCCGGTCCCACCAGCAAGACGCGCACGTCACCGCCCGCCCCGGTCATGCGAACGCGGCGACGGAGCCGACCTCAAGCGGGCTGTTCACCTTCAACTTGCGCTTCATCCGCGGCCTTTTTCTTCACCACGTAGCTGGTATGCCCACATTCCTTCACGGAGCACTTGAGGTAAGTCCGCCCGGTCTTCAGCATCCGCTTCAGGACCATCACGCTCTGACACTTCTCACAGCGCTGGTCCGTGGGCAGATCCCAGGTGGTGAAATTGCAATCGGGCCAGCGCTGGCAGCCATAGAAAGTCTTGCCCATGCGCGAACGCTTCTCGATCACGTCCCCGACGGCACACGTCGGACAGGTCATGCCGATTTTCTTGAAGTAGGGCTTCTTGTTGGCGCACTCAGGATAGCCGCTGCACGCCAGGAAGTCCCCGTATCGCCCGCTCTTGATGACAAACTCCTTGCCGCAGGCATCGCAGAACTCACCCGACGGAATGGCGATCGCCTCCATCTCCTTCGCGGCCTTCTTGAGCGTCTCGTTGAAAGGTTTGTAGAAATTGCCGATCAGGCTCTGCCAGGGTTCTCCGCCCGTCTCGACACCATCGAGCTTGTTCTCCATATCGGCGGTGAACTTGAGGTCGACAATTTCCGGGAAGTGCAGCACCAGCTGAGAGTTCACGGCATTGCCGAGTTCAGTCGGCTGCAGCGCCCGCCCTTCCTTGACCACATAGCCCCGGTCCTGGATCGTGGCGATGGTCGGGGCGTAGGTCGAGGGGCGCCCGATGCCCTCCGCCTCCATGGCCTTGACCAGGCTGGCCTCGGTGAAACGGGGCGGAGGCTGGGTGAAATGCTGCCTGGGCTGCACGCTTCGCACCGTCAGGGCT comes from Candidatus Sericytochromatia bacterium and encodes:
- a CDS encoding glycosyltransferase family 4 protein, which encodes MRVLLVGPDRRSAQVCGDDIVTRVLLSHPPTGVRYDHFEAALQSGAIARTRWTEAWLASLCMHSRPPAGVPYVWGPLPPWRYRLWGRLLPDRPDEDVQWLAASRADRWDLLHAWAYPVGLVGALRRLPLILHAATGNTDLLRNYYGYSADLTRRVAARDTRLLRALGVAHDLYATQQARCVIVASRYAWDLHLAAGVPEHKLRLLRIGLESPPKDTLAVQRDPSVCRFTLVGHQFWRKGGRAVVAAFARLRARHPEARLTIVSAVAPQDLGIDLTGVELIPALPRELIYQTVYPRTDVLLLPSLAEGYGMSVVEGMSFGLPVIASRISALPELVQEGVSGLLVPPDDPEALEGAMRRLLESSTLRVQFGQAGRAAFVREHALPVTQAGLRRIYQEVLHG